The genomic interval CCATCTCACACGACAAAAACACTCACAAGGGCACTACGTTACAAGATTTCTCGTGTGATTTGCCCGAACGAACGGCGTCCAGCGACAACACAACGCCCCTACAGATTCCAAGCTACCGGCTACGGTAACCTGTAGCGACCACATAAGaggtatttaacttttttgtcaCTCCTACAATAACAAGTTTACATATTTACCACCCTGGATCCAAATATCATAGACACATTGATTAAATACCACATATAAAAGTAACAAGTATAAGAGtgataaatagttaattattccgtATAAGAGAGGACAGCACACATAGGTTGCACGAGTGAGCACAGCCGCATCAACTAGCCTTGGCTAGCTGTGGTGGCTATCTAGGCGACCGCTTTTCCACTAGAAACATGCCAATGCATCGGTAAGCATGCACATATACGTTCTTGGACTTCAAGGTTAATCATAGGTAGAGAATGGACAGGCATACACCTAATATGAGGGCCACGAATGCAACAAGAATCCCATAATAGCCAAATAGTAGTAGAAGGCCGCACactttatattgtttttatattaaaaaaaacaggccACGAAACCTACCATCCCACCACTTAAATACTTGTTCAACAATCATCATGCCTGCAACTACTGAGGTGACACTTCTGATTTTTGGCAATATAGAATTGCACATACACCTCATTCATCTCTGACCAAGGAGAAAGGGAGGGGGAATATAGGGGCATGATTTTCTCTTGGCTTTTAAGGGAGGATACACCCATGTATTCTAACTTCTACCACCAGTATATAGGAGAAAGATAATGTAGCCTACCAAGGCCACAATACCAGACTTGCCAAAATCAAAAGCAGAGTTAAGAAAAGAATGAAGACCAAATCTGATTTAAGCAACAAAGACTTCTAAACTAAGCAAGTGCTTTCCAAAAATACATTAGAAAACTGATACAGCAGTTTGAAAGCTAGGGTGGAAAGTCTTACAAgtacagagtttttttttcgccAATTTGTGGGATCCCATGGATTGCTCACTTCTTTGCGTAAGATACAGCCATTGGGTTGTATGGGGTGATCTTGAAACCATGCAGAGCTTGCATTGCAACCATAGACTGGCTATCATCCTCGTATTCCACAAAAGCAATGCCTGGCTTGGCTTCAATGATTCGGACTTCCCTGAAACCAGGGTACTGCTGGAACAGGATCTGGAGCATCATGCTTGTGGTCTCAGCTGGTAAGTTCTGGATGAAAAGGATATTGTTTGGGGGTGCAGGTGGCTCTTGCGACGTCTTGCCCAGGCGAGAAGCTTGATAACCCTGCacaaaagtcaacaaagaaaCTCAAAATACTTGAAGAAACTCAAAAAGATACTGTTGCATAGTAGTTGAGTATATGAAATTTGCTTCATTACAAATGATAATATGAAAGTAGTAAGTAAACAGGTGCTTGTTTTGTCCACATAATCTAATTGACGATGGTGATACATTCAGGATAGATTAATGGAGCAATATGAAGATATTATATCTTATTAACTGCTCCCCACTTAATCAATGTCATGGAAGATGGACAACACTAAGATAGTACCAGGAAGAAATCAGTTATAGCAGAGTTGGTTCCTTTTGGGATAGACAAGGAAAAATTAGTTATAGCAGAGCTTCCGACAATATAGATTGgtgggcaaaaaaaaaaaaaaacatgtagcACTATAAGACTATCTTCCTACTTTcagaataatctaaaaatgctTCAATTTAACGAATTGAGCAGCAATAGTTTTTCCATACAAGTCAAGTTGAACAAGCAGCACATGCACAcacaataattcattaatttCCTATGGTACCTCAAATATTTTAACACTAAGATCAATACTCACCTTGAAACTAGAAAAAACACGCCCTGGATAACATACATATACCATTTCCATATATGtgtaaaataagataatactGGCATACAGAGAAACAGCATGGATatctattactccctccgttccaaaatgtaagcatttctaggattcaaattttgtaccacaatATAAGGATTTCTGCACTGATTCTCAttatttcaatcattccaaATTTCTAATGTTCCAGAGCCAATCAGATGCTTAGAAAGAaactctaatcaattcaaaattaaccACTGAGGTGACTAAAAGGGAATCTTTTGGCATCTTCTTAGTCTATGctaaaatgtaagcatttctaggattcaaattttgtaccacaatATAAGGATTTTTGCACTGATTCTCAttatttcaatcattccaaATTTCCAATGTTCCAGAGCCAATCAGATGCTTAGAAAGAAAGTctaataaattcaaaattaaccaCTGAGGTGACTAAAAGGGAATCTTTTGGCATCTTCTTAGTCTATGCTAAAACAACCtggaaatgtttatattttggaacggaagTAGCATCTCTAATCAGAAAAGATGAACCTAAGCAACAGATTTCACACTACGTATGTGAAGAATGCATCAACCAAAGAAAACCTAGGCTTGAAGAGAATAAACTAGTGCAATGAACATAATCCCGCAACACAATGAGAAAACTGTTATACAGACAAGGTGGCAtagaaatgattaaaaataaaatggcataaaaaaaccaagatCATGGATTCTAAACCAGTAAAAGAACTTACAGTCCCATTGCTctgggcagcagcagcattagGACCAGATTGTTGTGCCTCTTCAGCTCGTCGTTTTTTCTCAGCTGctaaaggagagagaaaaaacaaatgtaaAACATATGAATGCATGCTCTTCAATAATCAAACagcgaaaataaaaataaaatgaagactTAAACGGTGAGTCAGTAATTCCCTAACTAAAGAGTAGAACCAAGACATAGATAACCAACAAGCAGATAAATCAAGTTTCATATGTTATGACTGATGACAGAAGTACCAACAGAAGAACTTATTAGAAATGTAGCTTGCTCATCCGAAATTGAATACAGCTAATGGTGTTCATAGAATGCTCATGATGCTTAGCAGACACTTCAggcatttctaaaatttaattttatagtggAAAAAACTGAAGACAATATTCCCCacaaaacaacataaaatGATTTGTGTACCTAA from Oryza brachyantha chromosome 3, ObraRS2, whole genome shotgun sequence carries:
- the LOC102716022 gene encoding U2 small nuclear ribonucleoprotein B'' isoform X1 — encoded protein: MLSGDIPPNQTVYLRNLNEKVKKEELKRSLYALCSQYGRILDVVALKTPKLRGQAWVVFSEITAATNAFRGLQDFDFYGKRMRVQYAKTKSDCLLTEDGSSAPKEKRKKQEEKAAEKKRRAEEAQQSGPNAAAAQSNGTGYQASRLGKTSQEPPAPPNNILFIQNLPAETTSMMLQILFQQYPGFREVRIIEAKPGIAFVEYEDDSQSMVAMQALHGFKITPYNPMAVSYAKK
- the LOC102716022 gene encoding U2 small nuclear ribonucleoprotein B'' isoform X2, producing MLSGDIPPNQTVYLRNLNEKVKKEELKRSLYALCSQYGRILDVVALKTPKLRGQAWVVFSEITAATNAFRGLQDFDFYGKRMRVQYAKTKSDCLLTEDGSSAPKEKRKKQEEKAEKKRRAEEAQQSGPNAAAAQSNGTGYQASRLGKTSQEPPAPPNNILFIQNLPAETTSMMLQILFQQYPGFREVRIIEAKPGIAFVEYEDDSQSMVAMQALHGFKITPYNPMAVSYAKK